The genomic region GCCCACAATAACGCCGTGACAAGTTCGACAACAAAATACCGCCAGCTAAAAGGCGCCTTGCAATAACGGCATCGCGCTCGGAGGAATAAAATGCTCAAGAGCGGCACTAAATCAAGCGGCCCAAGCCGATGCTCGCACTTGGGACAGTGCGATGGGGGCGAAACAATCGACTCGTGCCGAGGAAGCCTCCAAACCAGAACGTTCAAGAAGCTCCCTACAACTGAACCAAATATAAACGGCACAAACAACGACCAAGCTGATAGCATCTGTATTCTCTTTCCCTTATATCCGGATTAATACGCAATACGAACTACGCACTAGTATTAATTATAGCAATGCCCTCTCCCGAATTATCGGGAGAGGGCGAGATTACATGTATTTGTTCTTGTAATGACTATCAGCTTTACTTCGATAGTTCTGTGATAACTGATAGCATCGGCGCGAACATCGAGATAACGATGAAGCCGACCATGAAACCGAGGACGACAATCAGTAATGGCTCGATTGCCGCCGTCAGCGAGGCAAGCATCGCTTCCACTTCAGCTTCATAGTAATCAGCAATCTTCTGCAACATAAAGTCGAGAGAACCCGACTCTTCGCCGACTCCGATCATGTGGACGACCATTGGCGGAAACATTTTGCTTTTTTCGAGCGGTACTCCGATACGGTCGCCTTCACGGATACGGGCACGGGCTTCAAGAATTGCATCCGCAAGAACAGCGTTTCCAAGCATGCCGGCCACTGTTTCCATAGCTTGAAGAATTGGCACACCAGCGGCCATCAAAGTACCAAGCGTCCTTGAGAATCGCGCTAAACAGATGCGATGGTGCAGCTTGCCAAAGACAGGCATCTTGAGCTTTAACCTGTCCACTGTACGCCGACCAAATGTGGTGTTGGCAAAAGCCTTATACGCCATAACGAAGATAATAATCGCAATAATTACTACCCACCATTTTGAGGTTAAAAAGTGACTTAGATCAACTAGAAATTTGGTAGTCGCTGGGAATTGCTCTTCACGCATGCCAAGGTCAGAGAACAACTTGAAGAAACTTGGCACGACGAACATAACCAAACCCATAACGATCGACAATGCAACCACGACGACGATGACAGGATAAGTCATAGCCGCCTTGACTTTACGGCGTAAAGCCACATCGGATTCAAGGAACTGTGAAAGACGTTGAAGCGATTCTTCGAGGGTTCCTGAGACTTCACCAGCACGAACCAAACCTACAAAGAGGTTACTGAAAGCTTTCGGGTAACGAGCTAGCGCTCTTGAAAGGGTTTCACCACCCTCGATTCGCTCACCAACTTCCACCAGTACACGCCTTAACTTCGGGTTTTCATTTTGACGGCTAAGAACGTCCATACTTCGAATCAACGAAACACCCGCATCCATCATGGTCGAAAACTGGCGGCAGAAAAGCGCCAAGTCATTGAGCTTGATCCTCCCAAATCCAGCGGATTTTCGTTTTCCTTTGATGGCCTTCAGATCCTGAACTTCAAACCCTTGCTCTTTAAGCCGGTTTCGTAGGATCTCAATGGTCTCCGCTTCGGCCTGGCCTTTGTGGAGAGCCCCACTAGCATCTCTTACTGCATAAGCATAGGTCGCCATATGCCAACTCCTTAATACACAAGCTAAGTTAGAAAGTAATTACCAAACAAGGCAATTCAGACTAACTTTCAACTTCGTTAATCTACCTTCTCTGTCCGCCGGGAGGAGGCGCTCCGCCTGGCCTTGCGCCAGGAACGATACCTCCAGCGGTCATGAGCATCTTCTTTAATTCATCGATATTCACTGCAAAGGAAAGAGCATCGTCGTAGGAGACTGCACCGCGAAGGTACAAATCGCGCAGCGCCTGATCCATCGTCTGCATTCCGTGACCGGCGCTGGTCTGGATAGAAGACGGGATTTGGTGTGTCTTATTTTCACGGATGAGGTTGCGAATAGCAGGCGTTGCAACCATAACTTCTGTCGCAGGAATTCGTCCGGGCTGTCCGGCTCTCGGCAAGAGCTGCTGGCAGACAATTGCCTGAATCGTGTTTGCGATCTGAATACGAACCTGCTCCTGTTGTCCGGGAGGGAATACGTCAACCATTCGGTCAATGGATTCACCGGCGCTGTTGGTGTGCAGAGTTGCAAACACCAAGTGGCCTGTTTCTGCTGCAGTAATCGCCAATGCGATGGTTTCCGTATCGCGCATTTCACCGACCAGGATAACATCCGGGTCTTCGCGGAGGGCTGCTCTTAGAGCGTTTTGGAACGCCTTCGTGTCCTGCCCTAGTTCCCGCTGGTTGATGATGGATAACTTATGAGGGTGCAAATATTCGATTGGGTCTTCGATCGTCAAGATATG from bacterium harbors:
- a CDS encoding prepilin peptidase, with protein sequence MLSAWSLFVPFIFGSVVGSFLNVLVWRLPRHESIVSPPSHCPKCEHRLGPLDLVPLLSILFLRARCRYCKAPFSWRYFVVELVTALLWA
- a CDS encoding type II secretion system F family protein; translation: MATYAYAVRDASGALHKGQAEAETIEILRNRLKEQGFEVQDLKAIKGKRKSAGFGRIKLNDLALFCRQFSTMMDAGVSLIRSMDVLSRQNENPKLRRVLVEVGERIEGGETLSRALARYPKAFSNLFVGLVRAGEVSGTLEESLQRLSQFLESDVALRRKVKAAMTYPVIVVVVALSIVMGLVMFVVPSFFKLFSDLGMREEQFPATTKFLVDLSHFLTSKWWVVIIAIIIFVMAYKAFANTTFGRRTVDRLKLKMPVFGKLHHRICLARFSRTLGTLMAAGVPILQAMETVAGMLGNAVLADAILEARARIREGDRIGVPLEKSKMFPPMVVHMIGVGEESGSLDFMLQKIADYYEAEVEAMLASLTAAIEPLLIVVLGFMVGFIVISMFAPMLSVITELSK
- a CDS encoding type IV pilus twitching motility protein PilT; translation: MKPRSLESIHIDDLLRIVVEKGASDLHFLVGAEPTIRVDGQLIRLNYEKATPNDTVRMIYDVLTDEQIQRFESTLELDLSYALGKLARFRVNVFRDKGAIAVAFRLIPARIPTIAELNLPPILVELTRLKRGLVLCTGPTGHGKSTSLAAMLHQINMERAVHILTIEDPIEYLHPHKLSIINQRELGQDTKAFQNALRAALREDPDVILVGEMRDTETIALAITAAETGHLVFATLHTNSAGESIDRMVDVFPPGQQEQVRIQIANTIQAIVCQQLLPRAGQPGRIPATEVMVATPAIRNLIRENKTHQIPSSIQTSAGHGMQTMDQALRDLYLRGAVSYDDALSFAVNIDELKKMLMTAGGIVPGARPGGAPPPGGQRR